AGTCTCTCGAAGGGCTGTTATCCGGGACAAGAGGTCGTGGCGAGGATGGATACCTATGGAAACGTGCGTCGACACCTGGTCGGCCTACTGATTCAGGATCACGCGATTCCACCACGAGGCTCAAAACTGTTCAGCGGGGATCGTGAGGTCGGCTGGATCAGCAGCGCGGCGTTTTCACCGGGACGCAATGCGGTGTTGGCGTTCGGTTTCCCGCTGCGTGACTTTTCGGCGTCCGGCACCGAACTGACCGTGGAAGTGGCAGGGACGCGCCGTTCGGCTACCGTCCATGCCCTTCCCTTCTACGCTCATTCTCAGTAGGAGATTGAACACGCCCCCAGGCCCGCCAGCATGGCACTGGCTGGCTATTTTTCCGGATTGCGGACAGCCGTCACGGCAGACGCAAACCCGAGCACGCTCTTTCGCTCCTCGTCGTCCAAGGCCAGCAATAGGTGTGTTTCTTCGGCGTGCATCAGCCGGAGGCTCAGGAAGGGCTCCTCGCGGCGCTTTTCCCGGTTGTCCCACATCGCATCAATGATCTGAACCTTGTCCAACTGCCCGACCGACACCACGTCGTAACGGAAGTAGGAATCACCGATGACGATGTCGAAAATGACATTGCCGGCCGTCAGGAGCACCAGGTTGAACCGCCCCTGATCCTCATAACCTTCCGGCAAAAACTTATTGATGTGGCAACGTGCCACCTTGCGATCGCCCAGCGCCGCACGAAACTTCAGTTGCAAGGCTTCATAATCGATCTGAAGCGCCTTCTCATCCGCATTGGTCGCTCCGACCGCCGCATCCTTCGCTTTTTCAAAAATCTCGTCTGCCGACATCAACCCTGCCATAACGCCTTACTCCTTCGTTACAAGACTGTCTCCTGCGTATGCTGTCGTCTATGATTCGAGGCTGTGCGCGGCACGTCGGGCTCGAATTGCCCGAGCCACTCCGACCAGAGCTATCCCAGCCCACGCAAATTCCAACAACACGAACCCCACCCGTCGATCTTCTATCGCTACGATCCCCAGCAGCAGCGACCCCATGATATTCAGCGCCAGGTAACCGGCGTCCAGTTCCCGCCACGTACCGGCCTGATTCAACCCGTAGGCCAGGAGCACCATCAGCGCTCCGGCCACCGATATGACCTGCATGACCATGGATAGGCTCGCACCCTCGGTCCGAAGCGGACTGGAGAACGGGGTACGGTACCTGGCTGTTTGACAGGATTGCAAGTGGAAATTCCCCGGAAGGAATCAGAGGCCGCCCCGCCGCCATCGGCCTGAGAATGGCCGACGAAGCCGAGCCGCCACGTTGCATTTGCGGATCGATCTCCGGCATACTTCGCCACAACCAAGGGGAGGCACAGATGAGCGGACAGAGTTGCTTAATCGATGGTTGTCAGGCGAGAGTCTACGCGCCGGCCGGCACCCGTTCTATCTGCAAGGATCACTTCCTCGGATTTCTGACCTGGCGAAGGCGGCGAGGGCCGCAGATGTTCCGTAAGTATGCGGGACTGTCAATGGAAGAGCGTGATACCATTGCGGCCGAATGGCTTCAGACCTTGGCGACGAAAGACCTCCCTCACCCCATTCCTGGGCTCTAATCCAGGGTTCCGACTCGCGCTGCCCTGTTCTTGATGGTATCTCACACAGGGACGCCGAGCACTCCCCCC
The sequence above is drawn from the Nitrospira defluvii genome and encodes:
- a CDS encoding CBU_0592 family membrane protein, coding for MVMQVISVAGALMVLLAYGLNQAGTWRELDAGYLALNIMGSLLLGIVAIEDRRVGFVLLEFAWAGIALVGVARAIRARRAAHSLES